In Heteronotia binoei isolate CCM8104 ecotype False Entrance Well chromosome 1, APGP_CSIRO_Hbin_v1, whole genome shotgun sequence, the genomic window GCCTACTTGATAGTTTCTAGGATGTTTTGCACTGGTTAAGTCCTACATAAATCGCCACTATTCTAGGCAGGAATAGTTACAGTAGCTGTCAAAGAGTTATCAGTGCACAACTTGTATTGTGCTTACAATCagatgattttttttgtgtgttgttGCCTGGAATATCAAAATGGCCTCTCAGTTTGGTTTTCAATCCTTCCTTTGTTTTCTTTGCTTCACATTATTCTCGAGGGAAGAAAAGCTATTTGTGTACCCGTTCACAGCAGCCATGGAGCCATTCTGATACTCTTTCCTTCTGGAAGCTGCCTTTTTGTTGTAagtctgaaggaaaaaaaaaacacacggTGCTCAGCGGTTACGTTTTTGCCACAGCAACAGAATAAAGGGACAAAACTACTTGATATTTCATTTAATTACTGAAAACACACACTAAGTCAGTTTAAGATTAGAGACAGACTGCTTTCAAGATAGatgattattttatttactttatttggaCTCCACTTTTATCCTCATTGTCCCTCACAAcagtctcctgtcctccattttatccccacaacaaccctgagaggtagaagCGGGTGAGTGTGTGAGACTTTCCTAAGGTCATCCACAGAACTTAGGGTCCTAGTCCAATACCCTAACCATGACATCAAGCTGGCTCTTCTGTAGCCATGGGGCAAATCAGTTATACTTCAAGCAATACCTGGCCTGCGGGAGGCAAAAATAGCCCCCAGCAGTTTGACAGTCCTGCTGCAGTAGCTGCATAGACATATATTCAATAAAACAAGGGTCAGCATCCATGCAGGGCTCATACTccattttcagttctattttagGAAATTTAGGATACTTTCAGGTCAAAAAAAGACCTCAAAAAAGCCATGGGAACAACAGAAATGTCACTCAAAAGAGTAGTATTAAAAAAACCCTACCAGTAAGCCAGTTAAGGTCAAacaaaaagactttttaaaaactcctttcAATGCATACTAACTCTTTAAGTTCAATttttagtttgtttttttaactcaGCTTTTAAGTTTATCGATTATATTAGACATATTAAATGACCAAAAATAAGGGGTTTTTTATTTGACCCTGGAAGGGGTATAgctaattttatttatagtcatATACAGAAATATACAGAATACTTTTACATTTCTACTAGTTACCATTTCTTTTAAATACCTTAAATATTACATATCACATATAACCTTGGTTAACAGTTAACTGGTCGTTTCACTACTTTACTTTTCTTTCTTGGCAGACCTCTCAAAAAACAAAGGCcgtttcccacttaccttaccccggagcgacgtccctctttaccgcgctgcgtctgcgcggatttcgcacaaactgctgcgcagcaccaggaagagccgcatagtcccggggcttttgtgtcgcaaatgtaaaccgccaaaaagtaggtttacatttgcgacgcaaaagccccgggactatgcggctcttcctggtgctgcgcagcagtttgtgggaaatccgcgcagacgcagcgcggtgaagagggacgtcgctccggggtaaggtaagtgggaaaacggccaaagttATTAGAAATGATGTTTCCCCCGCACAATGCCTTTGCTTGTATGTATAGTTTTTTTATTGGCCTTGTTCTTGAGTTTTAAAACTTTGTATCCTTCCAACAGTCCATGAGCTACCTGTAGTTCTTCAAAGTTTTTTCTTTTCAGTGCAGATGTAATACATGATGTTGTTTGCTCAAGGAGTTTGTCAGCTGAACTCTTTCTCTGGACTTCTTTTCATAACCAAAATTTTCTTTGTATCACCAAaagctttcttcttttcttcactTCTCACTCTTAAGGTTTCTTCTTTTGccctttctgtttctctctcctcATCTTCTTTAAGTCTCTTGATTTCCTCTAAGTAGATACTTAGTTCTTGCACTTCTTCCACAGGCTCTTTTGTGACTGGAACACAAGCAGGTTTATTGCCATAAAACCTCAAGGTTTGACATTTAATCTTGCATTCAAAGTTCTTTCTTTCATGGCAGCTGTCTGTTCTGTAATCTCATGTCCAGATGTTGAAAGGCCTCTCTCAACATCACCATTACCATGTGGCAATGAAAGACAGACTTTGACTGCTTTTGTTACTTCCTTGTATTTTGTGTCATTCATTACATTCTTTACTTCAAAAACTTCTTTCCAAAAATTTTCAAGGTCTCCGTTCTTGTTTCCTATGAGTGTTTCTGCTCTAGTCATCTTCCATTTATCAATCAAGTGGTCTGCATGGACATTAAAAGGCATCATCCTTGCAACTTTCAGAAGTTTTGCTTCACAGCTGGTAGCTTTGCGAGTTTTCAGATTTAAAAAAGCCATATCATGAAGGATAGAGTCTTTCTTTATGTTGCATTTCTCCTGGAGGTATTTCCCAGACACAATGAAGTGTTTCTGAACTTCTGACTTGAAGCTGAGGGCATCCACTTTAACTTTTTTTAGTTTGCTCTCAACTTCCTCACTTATATAAATGCTGTGAGgcttgtttgttttaaagaacTGCTATCAAAGGAAAAGTCCTGTTTTGTCTCAGGTTTGAAAAACCAATTACTAATTTTCTTCAAAGTTCCTCCAAAACCTTGTATAATACCAACTATTGAAAAATGTTAAGGATGAAAAACGGATTCTTCTTTCTAAATATTATGAATTAAGAGATGAATGCCTTAACTTTTAGCTTACTTGAATATAGAAATTGGTGAAGAGGATTATTAAGGAGATCATGTAGCATATCTGGAAATACAGCCATCCCATAGGGAATGCACATGGCCACACAACTCCACAGCTCGTTTGGAAGATTGTCAGGACAAATTGCGTCTGtccaaaaaaaggagaaagataCTGGTAAACAAGAACAGGCTAATGATAATACAACAGAGCATCTTCAACTCTCTTCTTAAGTAGTATTTAAGTGTAAATATAACACAGGCTGAAATCCATAGTTCTCTCCTCCTCTTTAGCTCCCATCAATTGGAATTCAGAAACACACTAACTCTGACTCCAACACACTAACCCTGACTCCATTTCACTATCATGACTAACAACCAACCCAGTCCTGGCCTTCATGAACATGTCTAATCCTGTTTTAAAACTCTATTAACCAGTAGCCAGCACCACATGTTGAGGCAGTGACTTTCAAAAGTGCTTTGTGTGCAAATGTTTCTTTCTTTTGTCCCAAGGCCCACTGCtatgaaaaaggaaggaaaaaatatcCACTCCTTTGAGTCAAACaattttatatatgtatatgacatccctgcttttctctacacaGAAAACCCTCCAaaatcttcagcctttcctttttGGGAAGAAACTCCACTTTGTTCCCCTGTATCTTTCAAAGGGAGGTaaagtgatactggatgcctgtGCTATGGCTAATCAACGCCATGGAAGGCAGAAGTTCATGCTGCCAGATTACACTCAAACATTCACAATCAGGATAGAAAAAAAGAGatggattttgtgtgtgtgtgagcagctTTCTTTCCAAAGTTATGTAAGTGTGGCCATTTACCACTGACTTCCTTCTATGTAAGTGTGGCCATTTACCACTGACTTCCTTCTATGTAAGTGTGGCCATTTACCACTGACTTCCTGCTTTAAAAACAGCCCTTTGGGGTCTCTGAGAGTATGGGGAGCCACTACTTGTAAGCCTTAGAGCCAGACAAGTAAGCCAATCTAAGCATTGTAATGCTCTCCCACAATGCAACATTGCAGTGCTTAACACTTCCACAGGAGAGGCATATAATCCTGAAGTGAGTTGTCCTCTGTTTTTAGCCACATGTAAACTCCATGTATTATACAGGTTCAGATGTCCAGTTTACAGTTCCTCATTAGGTATTATGGGTGGGGAAACGTCGGTTTTATATCctctgctttctttttttaaccagAATCACCATGACCCACCAATACAAGTTAAATTTATAACAGCAAGAAAGCATTAACAATCAAGGTACAGTTAACAGATGTGTTCATTAGGAAGAGTACTTAAGATAGCAGAAATACCTTGTGGATCAGACTAAGGTCACCTAGATTGTGAGAATTCACACAACCAACAAGCGCCGTGTGGTCTACAATctacttttgtccatctcttcAACCATGTAACAACACCCTATCTTATTTAGGTATTCATACCCCACTTTCCtctccagtggggggggggggatgcaaagtAGTTTGCAACATACTCCCCATTTTTATATGGTTCTCAGAACAGCCCAGTGAAGTAGGCTTAACAGAGAGTTGctagccaaaggtcacccagagagcttccacaacagagtgggaatttgagccTGGGTCTCAAGATTCTAGTCTCACACTGCACCCTGCTGGCTCTTTTCACCTTTCCTGTTCTGCAGGGACATAAAGTTATTAAATTCCCCGTGGCTGCAACACTGATGAGAGAAGCTGTATTTCAGCACTCTTTCAGAGGCATTGATCCAGCCTATGGATAGGGGCAGTCTAGTCTAAAatttcagaagatggaagaaaacaaccaccaccaactGTGAAGTCTTTCCCAATGTGGGACAGGGTCTACCTACATCAGTTTTGATCAAATGTGATTACTGTTTACACAGCAAGTATCATAAACCTAGCCAGTCTGCATCAAGACACCAGCCCTCTAAAAAATGCATCAATTCCCATTTCACAGATTAGAAACCAAAGCTGAGAAATAAAAGTGGGGAGGCAAGGAAGTCTTGATGAAGTTGGGAAAAGGGTCTTCCATTCGGAGCGTTGTATGTACTGCAATGTGCAAATGAAACCCTTCAGTCATTTCATAGGCCTCCTCATTCATTTCATTGGGTGGGATGTGGAATGAATAAAGAGGACCTGGCAGGCCACAGAGATAAATTAATACACAGGAGTCCAATGCAGAGTCAGAGAGTGGGGACACAGCACGAAATGCTCTTGCCTCAGGTAAAGCTTCTCATTAAtaatggtacacaccatgtcttgtgagccgccctgagcctgcctcggcggggagggcgggatataaatacaagtttattattattattattattattattatcatcaccaCTGCAGACTAAAATGGAGATTGTGCATTAGTCAGCATGTTCAGAGCTGTTCCCAAAAGAGCATCAGATACTTGCCCAGATGCCCCTCACAAGTACCATTCAGAAAGTCATTACGAGTGCCAGAGAAAGACTCACCAGCTGTCCCTGAGTGATATACTTCTTCCACCACAGATAGGGACGCATGGATGGAACTGCAGATAACCCATAGTAGGAATACATGAGCACATGAATGAAGCTGTTAAGAGTAGCACCGAAGTAGGCTGAAAATGATAAGGAGAGAAGTTGTTTTAATATCCTATGAAGCAATATACAAAAAAGTTGTTTTAACTGGAAAAAACCTGCTTATCTTTTAGAaccaaaatgaacacaatacagAAACAGCTTAAGCCAGAAATGCCACTCGAAAGCTGCCTGAGACCACATCAGCCATGAGCTTAATTAATTATAACTGCAGCACGTTTCCCACACTCAACTGCAACTTAAAGAGAGTGCTATAGACTGGTATGGATCCCTAAGCTTCTCTGAACACTCAAATTCAGATATAGGAGAATGCAGCAAACATACGTTCAGCCTGAGACGAAATGGGCATGGAAATGTGCACACTACCCACATTGTATGGCATGAATCGAAGCCACTTCAGAGGTCACACAGGTGAATGTACACTCCTGGATGTTGTCTGCACTCTTGGGGGACCCTGGGTCTGCCATGGAATCGATGCACAGCAGCTGGTTCCTCACAAACCTCTCATGCTGCACTGATATGACAGATCAGTTTCACACCATGGATATTCACTCCAAACAGACAGAGATTTGGATGCAGCTAAACAACAGCCCTGTGTAGATGACCCAGCCGTGTGCTGAGTCACTGAATGAGAAGGGAGAGTGGGTATGATGAGCACACTGGCCCCGCCCCCTACCGCTGCACAACTGCACAGAGGACACGCCCACGTGCACGTCCCCTCCTCATGATCAGCAAGTCAATGCATGGACAGATTGTTTGCAGAGCACTAATATAGGATGAACTAACATGTTGCTGTTCCCATGGGGAATCCCTTTTGTGTACACAGCCTGTACAACTATCAGATCAGTTTGCAGACTGGCTCTTTGGGGAGTTTGATATTATGCCAAGTTCCAAGATATGGTTGGGAGAGcatcaacgttccctctaagcgtcttgtgagcaaaaattctactttgtgagctactggcattaaagttgtaagctactgcataaattagtgtgctctggggtcatcctttctgagctaagacaaaaatgggtgagctggaggctcaaaatctgtgagctagctcacactaactcagcttagagggaagactggagGGCATATGATACAGCTAAAGACAACCCAGTTTGAGTCTGTGCAGCCCCTGAAAGAGAAAGCTCCAGGGGGCTCTACAAGAGCTACCTGGAGTTCTGTGATGGAAGAAAGATGGGGAAtgtatgttgttttgtttttaaaacaagagaCTAAGCAAAGAGGCAAGGACAAATCATAACAAGCTAAATTTAAAGCTAAGATGAGAAGGCAAAGAGATGTCAATAAAACCTCAACAAATAGAAGAGCCATTAAGTGAACCATTTAGTATTGTTACCCGTAGAAAGAGGTAAATCAAAGGAATGGGCATCTTTCCTGAAAAGAATCTTGATAGACACAAGCACAAATTATACACAAGTCCTCCAAGTCTACGTTCTCTTTAGAAAAAAAGCTTCCCAAGGATGAAAGCAAACATGACATAGATTTCAGGATGGCACTACTGTATGTGATGGATGGATTAACAACACTGGAGTATCTGTTTGCAAGCTGTATtccaggaagggaattgatagtTTTACACAGAAGGAAAATCAACAACCAGAtattggggagagaagggaaaacaACCACCAGATATTGTTGTCCCTGGTCTCCAACTCTCTGTGTCCAGTTTGCCCATAACACTCATTTTGGAGAGGAGTGCAATAAACATTTGGTCTATATTTTTGGACTGACTTGTCAAAAGCTGTCTTGGAGGAGATTTTTGAAGCTGCACACTAAGTTTCTGattggagaaggaagggaactCCCAAACCAGGTTACAGAACTCTTGGTCAAGTCTCTAGCAACTCCTTGGACAAACCTTAGCAAGCTTCTTGACAAAGCACAGAGTCTGGGCCATTTCTCAAGAAGAGAGGGATGCTTAGACACTGTGAACAGGTCAAGGTTCTAATGGCATTTTTATTTTACTAGAGTTCATTTACTTCATCTGTCTACAGATTTTACTCAAACACTTGGCTTTCTAGAATATATGCTTAGAcagtgaacttttaaaaaatgaactctGATTACTTGGAAGAGAATGCTTGGGGAGCCTAATCATGAAGCGACAGCTGTCAAGATCCTCCCATGCTTCTAAACAAAGAGATGCTGAAATGGACAGTACAGACAAAAGTCCAGCCTCCTCATTCATGCAGGCATGTGCTTTCAGGGAATGCAGAGGCTGACCAGGAAAGAAGGATGGATAACTATTTGCAGTGGTCTAATATTGATCAGACGCAGTAAGACTTCTGGTGATAGCAGCTAGTGATGCTTATCCCCAAGTTAAAATGGATCTTACATCAAGCAGACTTACAGTGCACTccaaagaacactttcctgagactaagtcccactgaatagacctgagtatgattctgagtagatctgcttaggattgttctcttAGTGAATGTAGCTGGGACTCCaagatggtgtgtgtgtgcagttgagggatgaaggagatgatttatatcccgccctccactccgaagagtctcagagcggctcacaatctcctttactttcctcccccacaacagacaccctgtgaggtggatggggctggcgagggctctcacagcagctgccctttcaaggacaacctctgccagagctatggctgacccaaggccatactagcaggtgcaagtggaggagtggggaatcaaacccggttctcccagataagagtccacacacttaaccactacaccaaaccgggatGAGGAGTGAGAGCCTGTAACACCATAAGCTTCTAACAAAACCACAttaaaagccttttaaaaaaggACAACATAGTCCTTGGAAGTGGTCTAGGCACACATGCTCAGTTATATGCACACAAGACTCCTCCTTGAGGTACAGCAATACTCACAATGACCACAAGGCACCCAGTTCATAACAAACCACCAGATGTTCAGCATCGTTGCATGGTGGTAGACGTGAAGAACAGTGATCTGGTGGTTATTTTTCCGCAAAATAAAGAAGAAGGTATCCATGAATTCAATGAGCTTTGAGAAGTAGTACCACCAGAGGACACGTATGATCtgatgaaaggggaaaaaaacatttcAGATGTTCACTCTGTCTCATCTCCACAGctcattaaaaaacaaacaaacaacacccCTCCCCACAAATCAAACCTACATATGCCGTTCATTGATCAGGGTGTAAATAAGAACTCGAGGCAAAATTTATCAAttcaaagacacccccccccccagtttcagtCATTAACTACCATCGTACCATAACATCTGACAGAGTCTGATGCCGACAGGCTTTTGTTACTATTCAGAAAACTTAAAAGATGTGAACCCCAGAAGCCTCTCATTCCAGCCAGCAGCACAACAGAAAGACTGCTAACTCTGGCTAACGGCACACAATAACTTCCAGCCAAGGACAGTGAGAAAGCCTACAACACTGGCAGCTCCTGTACATAGGGACTCTTCATGCACAAGTCTTTCTTGCCTGCTGCCCTGAGGAGAGCATGCTGTTTGTGTAACAGGAGAGAGAAAAGTAGCTGTGAGCTGAGGTGATGTGGGGGAAGACAGAGAAGGCCCAGTGGGTACACACTCTTTGGTAGTTACCAAGCTCTTAAACTGACAGACAATTCTTTTTTCAGCTTAAGCAACCCCAACTGGAAACAGTGTGGTCAAAGTTAAGGTAACGAGGGAAAATAACACCCCCATTCCGGGCTGATTTAAGAGAGCGCTTGCGCATGAGAGTCTTGACATTTCAGTTTTCACTCTGAAGCTTCAGCAATCTGTGCATTTCACTAGGCAAAGTGCTTTACAGGATTCACCTTGATTCTGTTCTCACAACTGTGTTGTCTTTTTGACAACTAagatccccccctccaaaaaacctcCCCACTAATCCATAAAGAAGAACACCAAGAATATCAACAAAGCCTCAAAGGAGAGGGCACTGCATAAAGAGCACAGGTGTTTCTACACATTTGCTTTTTTCTGGGAAGTCACACTGATAGCCTAAAAAAGCAGTCCTCTATTTGACAGTTCAATAAAGTACTCATTTTCTCTACAGTCTCACTACTTGTTTCTCTCTTTTCAGGCTTAGAATGCTACTGCTGCGTGATCTAATTTTATCGTATTACATAATGAGTTGTACACTGCGGGTCTGTTTCACACTATCCTCCAGACGGATATCAGCAGCTCGGTTCCTTGTCACTAGTTATTAATATTCTTCCCACTTGCAAATATTAGTAAGCATTTTGGTGGAAGGGTTtaggattaagaaacaaaaggaCTGAAAATAAGAAGATCAAGAGGTTACAATTCTAGTTCTGTCACTTTTTAGTAATCGGTAGCATACCTTTCAAGTATTAATGTGGCAACAAGAAGCAAGCTGAAAATAATTTAATGTTTTAGAGTTTTTGATAGCTTGAAGAATTCAGAATACCTTTTATACAAGAATTTGGCTGTCAGAAGTGTATACTGACATGTGAAAGATCTTTTTTTCTGGGATATCCAGATAGTATTGGTTTGACCATGTCTTCGCTGGGTGTCTCCCCCTCACTCATAGAAAATAATTGTGCTCATGTTCAATTTACACATGCAAAAGCATGCTCCTGAACAGACTTGTAGGAAGCATGGAGGCATGCGGAAGCTAGTTTTCCGCAGCAATAGCATCTTGGCCCATGTTTCACCATGGGCAAGGTTACAGCCATCATCTTGTAATTTTCCACTATGTTCCCACATTAGACAAGAACTAAGTCCACAAAGTTCCCCTGTGGTCTAATTTGAAAGAACTTGCTTCTTCTTGCTGCCAACAGCACTATAAGGAGGTGACCTGGTCTGCTACATCAAGCACCAGAATGTCTGAGGGCCTGGGGAAAACCCACATGTCAACAAGAGATTGTAAGGGATTTGATGCAGTGATAATTTCAACACTCATGTGAGGGTAGAGGAGCCATTGTTACAGCTAGCTGTGAAAAGATTATTGACTAATCCTGTGGGGAGAGGTGATCATTTAGGATTACAGGGGAGAGATTCTTATTATCACAAGCAGCAGAAGGATACAGGCTGCTgccttctttcactattggggaAAGAGTTTGCCATGGTAGGCATTTgtggacaaccccccccccccagttgctaATGGATATTAGAATTGATGGACTccctgtctgatccagcaggactcttcttacgttCACATGGCAACTGTCTTCTCTGAACAGATTGCCAACACAGCTATCCTTTTGCTTCGGGTTGTGCTTGGGCACCGGGGCTGGCTCACATGGCAAGGACTGGTTTGGAATTCACTTCAGttcatggaggggagggaggggggacctggtgaagagcaCAAGAACCATCTCCTACAGGCCATGAGCTGCAGACAGAAATGGGTGTGAAAAAGGGTCTGCTGCACAGTCACATTTGGTCAACAGGTTCTGGAGCAAAGTTTTTCCATTTACTCAGGAAGTCTACAATACCAGCAGAAACAGTCTGTGTGCAAAACCATTCTCAACCTTCTTGTAAGCTCTCCTCCATCTACAGCCTTGGTAATACAGAGGCAGCATTGAAGATGTCTTGTGACTGCCATGTTGCCTGCTGTTGGGAGAAGACACTTCTTGACCCCTTTCCCTGAATGAGATACAGTGGGGGCAAGAAGCGCAGAAAGGGGAATGGCTAGGACCAGTTTATCTCGCACAACACTCAAGAACAGCAAATGGGAGAGAGGTCACAAAAGCAAACAAGAAAAAAACTACACAGTAAAGGCCTCTACAGGGCCTCTAatggatgttgaactcattt contains:
- the ELOVL5 gene encoding elongation of very long chain fatty acids protein 5, coding for MESLDKTINSYLDVWLGPRDPRVKGWLLLSNYTPTFIFSVLYLLIVWLGPKYMQNRQPFSCRGILVVYNLGLTLLSLYMFYELVTGVWEGGYSFFCQDTHSGGEADMKIIRVLWWYYFSKLIEFMDTFFFILRKNNHQITVLHVYHHATMLNIWWFVMNWVPCGHSYFGATLNSFIHVLMYSYYGLSAVPSMRPYLWWKKYITQGQLTQFVLTIFQTSCGVVWPCAFPMGWLYFQICYMISLIILFTNFYIQTYNKKAASRRKEYQNGSMAAVNGYTNSFSSLENNVKQRKQRKD